In Drosophila santomea strain STO CAGO 1482 chromosome 3L, Prin_Dsan_1.1, whole genome shotgun sequence, a single window of DNA contains:
- the LOC120449749 gene encoding osteopetrosis-associated transmembrane protein 1: MGRYIAILGLILTLSGQFNAVLAVKNKTCESLLRELADAQSKFIYCATTKSVPVNLCEGCVDLYRALSHDYGNLIADANCSKRYLNSDRINIVATTQGILTSLWQKANCENCFRDNFWKIYDDNATKLQECLDSTGPDLVCYTCKSDYVGLNDFYLSMETKVGGKVCFDLQDNMNRTRLNWSKTLKCCQREVKLTNFLIAVGVVVLLPILTFYITAIVVTKRREANHGLLNEQEPELDAPSTSTLITAAVLSTPVEDPAVISARTEKIANVLSGAGTHLLDESSDEEPPLRKKVPKSNESDYSSDDEPLAKTKRA; encoded by the exons ATGGGGAGATATATTGCAATCTTGGGCCTTATCCTAACCCTAAGTGGACAGTTTAACGCGGTGCTGGCCGTGAAGAATAAAACCTGCGAGAGTTTGCTTCGCGAACTTGCCGATGCGCAGAGCAAGTTCATCTACTGCGCCACCACAAAGTCGGTGCCCGTGAATCTGTGTGAGGGATGCGTTGATCTCTACCGGGCTCTTAGCCACGATTATGGAAACCTAATTGCGGACGCCAACTGTTCCAAGCGGTATCTGAACTCGGACAGGATCAATATAGTGGCCACCACCCAAGGAATCCTCACCAGCCTGTGGCAGAAGGCCAACTGCGAAA ATTGCTTCAGGGataatttttggaaaatatacGATGACAACGCAACAAAGTTGCAGGAATGCTTGGACTCTACTGGGCCGGATCTGGTTTGCTACACCTGCAAAAGCGATTACGTGGGTCTGAATGATTTCTACCTCAGCATGGAAACGAAAGTCGGCGGAAAGGTGTGCTTTGATCTGCAGGACAAT ATGAACCGCACTCGTCTCAACTGGTCGAAAACGCTGAAATGTTGTCAACGCGAGGTAAAGCTGACCAACTTCCTCATCGCCGTGGGCGTAGTTGTCCTGCTCCCCATACTAACCTTCTATATCACGGCAATCGTAGTGACCAAGCGGCGGGAAGCCAATCATGGTTTGCTTAATGAGCAGG AACCTGAACTGGACGCGCCCTCCACGTCGACACTAATCACGGCTGCCGTGCTGTCCACTCCAGTAGAAGATCCTGCTGTCATCTCCGCCCGAACGGAAAAAATCGCCAATGTATTGAGTGGAGCGGGAACTCACCTGCTGGACGAATCGAGTGATGAAGAACCGCCTCTTAGAAAAAAAGTTCCTAAGAGTAACGAATCCGACTACTCCAGTGACGATGAGCCGCTTGCTAAGACCAAACGAGCGTAA
- the LOC120448907 gene encoding drosomycin, which yields MMQIKFLFALCAVLMLVVLGADESFADCLSGKFRGSCYVWHKKKCREICQREGRTGGHCSPSLKCWCEGC from the coding sequence ATGATGCAAATCAAGTTCCTATTTGCACTGTGTGCTGTCTTGATGCTGGTTGTCCTGGGCGCGGATGAATCCTTTGCCGACTGCCTTTCCGGAAAATTTCGGGGTTCCTGTTACGTATGGCACAAGAAGAAGTGTAGGGAGATTTGCCAGAGGGAAGGACGAACCGGTGGTCACTGCAGCCCCAGTCTTAAATGTTGGTGCGAAGGATGCTGA
- the LOC120448430 gene encoding drosomycin, which translates to MMQIKFLFTFFALLMLVVLGAKEADADCLSGRYRGPCAVWDNEACRRVCREEGGGRVSGHCSSRLQCWCEGC; encoded by the coding sequence ATGATGCAGATCAAGTTCCTGTTCACCTTCTTCGCTCTGCTGATGCTGGTCGTCCTGGGAGCCAAGGAAGCCGATGCCGACTGCCTTTCCGGCAGATACCGAGGACCGTGTGCCGTCTGGGACAATGAGGCCTGCAGGAGGGTTTGCCGGGAGGAGGGAGGAGGACGCGTCAGTGGACACTGCAGCTCCAGGCTGCAATGCTGGTGCGAAGGATGTTGA